In a genomic window of Paracoccaceae bacterium:
- the rpoH gene encoding RNA polymerase sigma factor RpoH: MANYANLPAPTPEGGLNRYMQEIRKFPLLEPEEEYMLAKAWVEKEDTAAAHRMVTSHLRLAAKIAMGYRGYGLPQAEVISEANVGLMQAVKRFDPEKGFRLATYAMWWIRASIQEYILRSWSLVKLGTTSGQKKLFFNLRKAKNKIGALEEGDMRPENVARIATDLGVTEAEVISMNRRMSGGDASLNATVGSEGEGTMQWQDWLEDEEADQAGDYEARNELEARRELLADAMTVLNDREKDILTQRRLSDKTVTLEDLSAEYDVSRERIRQIEVRAFEKLQKKMRDLAKEKGMMASA, encoded by the coding sequence ATGGCTAATTATGCAAATCTACCGGCCCCAACACCGGAAGGCGGATTGAACCGCTACATGCAGGAGATTCGGAAGTTTCCACTTCTGGAACCCGAAGAAGAATACATGCTGGCGAAAGCCTGGGTCGAAAAGGAAGACACCGCAGCGGCGCACCGCATGGTCACGTCGCACCTGCGCCTGGCCGCAAAAATTGCAATGGGGTATCGTGGGTATGGCTTACCGCAAGCCGAGGTCATCTCGGAGGCCAATGTGGGCCTGATGCAGGCCGTAAAACGGTTTGACCCGGAAAAAGGATTCCGACTGGCCACTTATGCAATGTGGTGGATCCGTGCCTCTATTCAGGAATATATCCTGCGTTCCTGGAGCCTCGTGAAGCTTGGCACGACGTCTGGTCAAAAGAAGCTGTTCTTCAATTTGCGCAAGGCCAAGAATAAAATTGGCGCGTTGGAAGAAGGCGACATGCGTCCGGAAAACGTCGCGCGGATCGCAACGGATCTGGGCGTGACCGAAGCAGAGGTCATTTCCATGAATCGTCGCATGTCTGGTGGCGACGCCTCTCTGAATGCAACCGTCGGCTCTGAGGGCGAAGGGACCATGCAGTGGCAGGATTGGCTTGAAGACGAAGAAGCAGATCAGGCAGGCGATTATGAAGCGCGCAACGAACTTGAGGCGCGGCGCGAGTTGCTGGCTGATGCGATGACAGTGCTGAATGACCGTGAGAAGGACATTCTGACGCAACGCCGATTGTCCGACAAAACAGTGACGCTTGAAGATCTGAGCGCGGAATATGACGTGAGCCGCGAACGGATCCGCCAGATCGAAGTGCGGGCATTCGAAAAGCTGCAAAAGAAAATGCGCGATCTGGCAAAAGAAAAAGGTATGATGGCCTCGGCCTGA
- the nusB gene encoding transcription antitermination factor NusB has product MTSLHGNLSGNQRRKMKSAARLYAVQALFQMEHSAQTVDVVRAEFLDHRFGATYDGNEMQDGDIDLFALILDGAVNYQAPIDQMTDRALVVKWPLKRIDPTLRALFRAAGAELNDKKAPPRVVISEYVDVARAFFPDGKEPQFVNAVLDHMAREAQPEAF; this is encoded by the coding sequence ATGACATCACTGCACGGCAATCTCTCTGGCAATCAACGCCGAAAAATGAAATCGGCGGCGCGCCTTTACGCAGTACAGGCGTTGTTCCAGATGGAACATTCAGCGCAAACCGTTGATGTGGTGCGCGCCGAGTTTCTCGATCACCGGTTTGGGGCCACCTATGACGGTAACGAAATGCAGGACGGGGACATCGACCTCTTTGCCCTCATACTTGACGGTGCCGTGAATTATCAGGCTCCCATCGACCAGATGACGGATCGCGCACTTGTGGTGAAATGGCCGTTGAAGCGCATTGATCCTACATTGCGGGCTTTATTCCGTGCAGCAGGCGCAGAGTTGAATGACAAGAAAGCCCCGCCCAGGGTCGTCATTAGCGAATATGTTGACGTGGCGCGGGCGTTCTTCCCAGATGGTAAAGAACCGCAATTCGTGAATGCGGTACTGGATCACATGGCGCGCGAAGCCCAGCCCGAGGCGTTTTGA
- the ribD gene encoding bifunctional diaminohydroxyphosphoribosylaminopyrimidine deaminase/5-amino-6-(5-phosphoribosylamino)uracil reductase RibD — protein sequence MNDPQRFMALALSLGRRGQGRTWPNPSVGCVITKQGRIVGRGWTQPGGRPHAETQALLQAGEAARGSDVFVSLEPCAHHGKTPPCAQALIDAEVAAVHVATLDSDPRVSGRGCDMLRAAGIAVHTGVLEAEARASNAGFFTRIERNRPWVTLKLASSFDGRIATATGESQWITGAAARRHVHMLRARHDAVMVGGGTARQDDPSLTVRGLGTDWQPTRIVVSRRLDLPLMGVLARTAQDVPVILCHGSDADPTLVRTWEDLGAHLLSCGLSGNQLDPADVLKQLAGHGVTRIFCEGGSALAASLIEADLVDQMVGYTAGLTLGAEGLPSVGALGISHLRNAARYSLVDCKPIGKDVLHIWHRMGG from the coding sequence GTGAATGACCCGCAACGTTTTATGGCGCTTGCGTTATCCTTAGGCAGGCGCGGGCAGGGACGTACTTGGCCGAACCCGTCTGTGGGTTGCGTGATCACCAAACAGGGGCGCATTGTGGGTCGGGGCTGGACGCAACCGGGCGGGCGTCCGCACGCTGAAACACAAGCGCTTTTGCAGGCAGGTGAGGCCGCCCGTGGGTCGGATGTATTCGTGTCATTGGAACCTTGTGCGCATCACGGCAAAACGCCGCCTTGTGCGCAGGCTTTAATTGATGCTGAGGTTGCGGCGGTTCATGTGGCGACGCTTGACAGTGACCCGAGGGTCAGTGGGCGGGGTTGCGACATGTTGCGTGCTGCCGGGATAGCCGTGCATACAGGTGTGCTGGAAGCGGAAGCCCGCGCATCAAATGCGGGGTTTTTCACTCGAATTGAGCGCAACCGTCCGTGGGTCACGCTAAAATTAGCGAGCAGCTTTGATGGCCGGATTGCCACTGCAACGGGTGAAAGCCAGTGGATCACTGGCGCTGCTGCGCGTCGTCACGTCCATATGCTGCGCGCACGTCATGATGCGGTGATGGTCGGGGGCGGGACTGCCCGACAAGATGATCCGAGCCTGACCGTACGCGGGCTTGGGACGGATTGGCAACCAACGCGTATTGTGGTCAGCCGCCGTCTGGATCTGCCACTGATGGGAGTACTGGCCAGGACCGCGCAGGACGTGCCGGTGATCCTGTGCCATGGCAGTGATGCGGACCCGACGCTGGTCCGAACGTGGGAAGATCTGGGCGCGCATCTGCTTTCTTGTGGGCTCAGCGGCAACCAATTGGATCCGGCCGATGTGTTGAAGCAACTTGCGGGTCACGGGGTGACGCGCATTTTTTGTGAAGGCGGCAGTGCTTTGGCCGCCAGCCTCATAGAGGCGGACCTGGTTGATCAAATGGTAGGATACACGGCGGGGTTGACCCTAGGCGCTGAAGGCTTGCCGTCCGTCGGGGCTCTGGGCATCAGTCACCTGCGCAATGCTGCGCGTTATTCACTTGTTGACTGCAAACCAATTGGCAAGGATGTCCTTCACATCTGGCACCGGATGGGCGGCTGA
- a CDS encoding DUF6476 family protein, which translates to MENPDVKPEEETAEPANLRFLRRLVTLLTATMIGGLLLIIALIVIRFNDAPPKLPAEIELPGGATAISFTQGPDWFAIVTDADEILIFDRITGGLRQSIQIE; encoded by the coding sequence ATGGAAAATCCCGACGTAAAACCTGAGGAAGAAACTGCCGAACCCGCGAATCTGCGGTTTTTACGGCGGTTGGTGACCTTGCTGACAGCGACGATGATTGGCGGTCTTCTACTGATCATTGCGTTGATTGTCATCCGCTTCAACGATGCCCCCCCCAAATTACCGGCAGAAATTGAACTACCAGGGGGTGCGACAGCCATTTCGTTCACACAAGGCCCTGATTGGTTTGCGATTGTAACGGATGCAGATGAAATTTTGATCTTTGATCGGATCACCGGCGGTTTGCGCCAAAGCATCCAGATCGAGTAA
- a CDS encoding HlyU family transcriptional regulator, translating to MSFLKKLFGGGGSAPETKAVTETYEGYRITAKPISEGSTFRVCATIEKDVEGETLSHELIRADTVQGFEDAQAACFRKAKQVIDEQGDRLFR from the coding sequence ATGTCATTTCTCAAGAAACTTTTCGGCGGTGGGGGCAGTGCGCCGGAAACCAAAGCGGTAACCGAAACCTATGAAGGTTACCGCATTACCGCCAAGCCGATTTCGGAAGGCAGTACGTTTCGCGTCTGCGCAACGATCGAAAAAGACGTTGAGGGCGAAACGCTTAGTCACGAGTTGATACGCGCCGATACCGTGCAGGGTTTTGAGGATGCGCAGGCGGCCTGTTTCCGCAAGGCCAAGCAAGTTATCGATGAACAGGGTGATAGGTTGTTTCGGTGA
- the nrdR gene encoding transcriptional regulator NrdR yields the protein MRCPFCGNIDTQVKDSRPAEDHVSIRRRRFCPACGGRFTTYERVQLRDLVVIKSNGKREDFDRDKLERSIRISMQKRPIDPERIDQMISGIVRRLESMGETDIGSKQIGEIVMEALARIDTVAYVRFASVYKNFQAADDFDKFVSELRPDVPPEE from the coding sequence ATGCGCTGCCCGTTTTGCGGAAACATTGACACCCAGGTGAAAGACAGCCGCCCGGCAGAGGATCATGTTTCGATCCGTCGCCGCCGTTTTTGTCCGGCCTGCGGCGGGCGGTTCACAACCTATGAGCGTGTGCAATTGCGCGATCTGGTCGTGATCAAATCCAACGGTAAGCGCGAAGACTTTGACCGGGACAAGCTTGAACGCTCGATCCGTATTTCCATGCAAAAACGCCCGATTGATCCTGAACGCATCGACCAGATGATTTCCGGCATCGTGCGCCGCCTCGAGAGCATGGGTGAAACCGATATCGGATCGAAACAAATCGGCGAGATCGTGATGGAGGCCTTGGCGCGGATTGATACCGTCGCTTATGTGCGTTTTGCCAGCGTTTATAAGAACTTTCAGGCGGCAGATGATTTTGACAAATTTGTCAGTGAATTGCGCCCAGACGTTCCACCAGAAGAGTGA
- a CDS encoding MmcB family DNA repair protein, translating into MLQSDVKTFQPGQLIARGVARCLAEHGFVSVEELVPARHLRVDVIGLGPKAEIWIVECKSSRADYQSDHKWQGYLEWCDRFFWAVDSDFPTELLPAETGLIIGDAYGAEIIRTGPEQKLAAARRKSMVQKIANTAARRLHMLRDPECGAIWG; encoded by the coding sequence ATGCTACAAAGTGACGTTAAGACATTCCAACCCGGACAGTTGATTGCGCGCGGAGTAGCACGCTGTTTGGCGGAGCACGGTTTCGTCAGCGTCGAGGAACTCGTGCCAGCGCGCCATTTGCGTGTTGATGTGATCGGATTGGGGCCAAAAGCCGAGATTTGGATCGTAGAATGCAAATCCAGTCGCGCAGATTATCAATCAGATCATAAGTGGCAGGGGTATCTGGAATGGTGCGACCGCTTTTTCTGGGCTGTCGATTCGGATTTTCCAACCGAACTGTTACCTGCGGAGACCGGTCTGATCATAGGTGATGCCTATGGTGCGGAAATCATACGCACGGGGCCAGAGCAAAAATTGGCCGCCGCGCGCCGCAAGAGCATGGTTCAGAAAATTGCGAACACGGCGGCGCGACGCCTGCACATGTTGCGTGACCCTGAGTGCGGCGCGATCTGGGGTTAG
- a CDS encoding riboflavin synthase, producing MFTGIITDIGTITSLVQEGDLRVRIKTSYDTKGIDMGASIASDGVCLTVVDLGADWYEVQVSAETVEKTNIGRSNWSQGKRVNLERALRVGDELGGHIVSGHVDGVAEVVSVLDEGDSTRVTLRAPEALARFIAPKGSVALNGTSLTVNDVSGTDFGINFIPHTKTVTTWGDVAVGDLVNLEIDTLARYVARLAEMPAH from the coding sequence ATGTTCACAGGCATTATCACCGACATCGGCACGATTACTTCTTTGGTGCAGGAGGGCGATTTACGCGTCCGGATCAAAACCTCTTACGATACCAAAGGCATCGACATGGGCGCTTCCATCGCATCGGATGGGGTGTGCCTGACCGTCGTGGACCTGGGCGCGGATTGGTACGAAGTTCAAGTCAGTGCAGAAACCGTGGAGAAAACCAATATCGGGCGCAGCAACTGGTCACAGGGCAAACGCGTCAATCTCGAACGTGCCTTGCGGGTTGGGGATGAATTGGGGGGCCATATCGTCTCCGGACACGTCGATGGTGTTGCCGAAGTTGTATCCGTGCTTGACGAAGGCGACAGCACCCGAGTGACGCTGCGCGCACCGGAGGCATTGGCGCGCTTCATTGCCCCCAAAGGATCTGTTGCATTGAACGGTACGTCTTTGACGGTCAACGATGTCTCCGGCACGGATTTCGGGATTAACTTCATTCCCCACACCAAGACCGTCACCACATGGGGCGACGTTGCGGTTGGTGATCTGGTCAATTTGGAGATCGACACTCTGGCGCGTTACGTTGCGCGCCTTGCCGAAATGCCCGCGCATTGA
- a CDS encoding GNAT family N-acetyltransferase, translating to MDQVRIRSFTAEDRDWLVEQHGSLYAKNDGFDASFGVLVGEILDAFVLGHNPEREKGWIAEDEGARLGSIFCVGLTATTAKLRLFLLVPEARGQRLGKRLLMTCMGFAKDHGYTDMQLWTHESHSAACALYRSVGWRMISSKPVHSFGQDLVEQSWTYRF from the coding sequence ATGGATCAGGTTCGCATTCGCAGTTTTACCGCCGAGGACCGGGACTGGTTGGTCGAGCAGCACGGCAGTCTCTATGCAAAGAACGACGGGTTTGACGCCAGCTTTGGTGTGCTTGTGGGAGAAATCCTTGATGCATTTGTATTAGGACATAACCCCGAGCGGGAAAAAGGCTGGATTGCCGAGGATGAAGGCGCACGGTTGGGATCTATTTTTTGCGTCGGGCTGACGGCCACGACGGCGAAGCTGCGCTTGTTCTTACTGGTTCCCGAGGCACGTGGTCAGAGATTGGGCAAACGCCTTCTGATGACCTGTATGGGCTTTGCCAAAGATCACGGTTACACCGATATGCAATTGTGGACTCATGAAAGTCATTCAGCGGCCTGCGCGCTGTATCGTTCGGTCGGATGGCGCATGATCAGTAGCAAACCAGTGCATTCTTTCGGTCAGGATTTGGTGGAGCAGAGCTGGACCTATCGGTTCTAA
- a CDS encoding DUF6324 family protein, with amino-acid sequence MGIDTERDIEANLQIGPTDKGMVRIYVEAGGAEIPMDFSPDDADEIAEEIAAAANRARSMQGGRR; translated from the coding sequence ATGGGCATTGATACCGAACGCGACATTGAAGCCAATCTGCAAATCGGCCCGACAGACAAGGGTATGGTGCGCATTTATGTCGAGGCAGGAGGTGCGGAAATTCCAATGGATTTTTCCCCCGATGATGCGGACGAGATTGCCGAAGAAATCGCCGCGGCGGCAAATCGTGCCCGGTCCATGCAAGGTGGCCGCCGCTAA
- a CDS encoding RluA family pseudouridine synthase has product MPFRYIQFAINDTPPPRLDKALARDVPVEAALSRTRLGRLIAEGAVTVGGDVVTDPRARIAAGAEVSIKVEEAQDSHILPEDFPLEIIFEDDDLIVLNKPAGMVVHPAPGTPSGTLVNALLAHCGDDLSGVGGVKRPGIVHRIDKETSGLLVVAKSDAAHHGLAGQFEAHTVERYYRALVYGVPDANDPRLRGVKGTNFESGNILKITTQLARHKTDRQRQAVLFHGGRHAVTRARTIERFGVPPVLALMECWLETGRTHQIRVHMAHAGHGLVGDPTYGGKRKLAAKALPDAASEAVRAFSRQALHAAVLGFDHPVSGEKVRFEAPLPADMTRLLDVLRSV; this is encoded by the coding sequence ATGCCGTTTCGTTACATCCAATTCGCCATTAACGACACACCGCCGCCGCGCCTTGATAAGGCGCTTGCGCGTGATGTGCCAGTGGAGGCTGCACTATCGCGGACACGCTTGGGTCGATTGATCGCAGAGGGCGCGGTGACTGTCGGCGGGGATGTGGTGACAGATCCACGCGCACGCATTGCAGCTGGCGCGGAAGTATCGATCAAGGTCGAGGAGGCGCAGGATAGTCATATTCTTCCTGAGGATTTTCCTCTTGAGATCATATTCGAGGATGACGACCTTATAGTCCTCAATAAACCGGCTGGCATGGTCGTGCACCCAGCGCCCGGTACGCCGTCAGGGACATTGGTGAATGCGCTTTTGGCGCATTGTGGTGATGATCTTTCCGGCGTGGGCGGGGTGAAGCGCCCTGGCATTGTGCACCGGATTGACAAGGAGACGTCTGGTTTGCTCGTCGTGGCCAAATCGGATGCCGCACACCATGGGTTGGCAGGGCAATTCGAAGCCCATACCGTGGAGCGATATTACCGCGCGTTGGTCTATGGCGTCCCGGATGCAAACGATCCCCGCTTGCGCGGCGTCAAAGGCACGAATTTCGAGTCTGGTAACATCCTGAAAATCACGACACAGCTGGCCCGGCACAAGACTGACCGGCAACGTCAGGCGGTCCTGTTCCATGGCGGTCGCCATGCCGTCACACGGGCGCGCACGATCGAACGGTTTGGTGTCCCACCCGTTCTTGCCCTCATGGAATGCTGGCTGGAGACGGGGCGCACGCACCAGATACGGGTGCATATGGCACATGCGGGGCACGGGTTGGTTGGGGATCCAACTTATGGGGGAAAACGAAAACTCGCGGCCAAGGCGCTGCCTGACGCAGCTTCAGAGGCTGTGCGCGCTTTTTCACGGCAAGCTTTGCATGCGGCAGTTTTGGGGTTTGATCACCCTGTTAGTGGGGAAAAAGTGCGGTTTGAAGCACCTCTTCCAGCTGACATGACCAGGTTGCTCGATGTTTTGCGTAGTGTATGA
- the ribB gene encoding 3,4-dihydroxy-2-butanone-4-phosphate synthase — MSFETPGPVEIDLSTSISGISEIIEDARNGRMFILVDHEDRENEGDLVIPAQFADADAINFMATYGRGLICMPLTAERIETLGLPMMAVNNSSRHETAFTVSVEAREGVSTGISAADRALTVAVAIDQDKGQADIATPGHVFPLRARQGGVLVRAGHTEAAVDISRLAGLHPSGVICEIMKPDGEMARLPDLVDFAKAHGLKIGTISDLIAYRLKHDNLLRLRSERTVTSAYGGEWLMRVFADEITGTDHVMLSKGDLATGAPVLVRTHALNALEDVLGLGPSPADELPRAMQIIAEEGRGAVLLFREPHPKLRLEGDEDEGPRTIKRTGVGAQIMSTLGLSDLILLTDSPQTKYLGLEAYNLTIVGTRPITKE, encoded by the coding sequence ATGAGTTTTGAAACGCCGGGACCGGTAGAAATAGACCTGAGCACAAGCATCTCAGGAATTTCAGAGATCATTGAGGACGCCCGCAACGGACGCATGTTCATTCTGGTGGATCATGAGGATCGTGAAAACGAGGGTGATCTGGTAATCCCGGCGCAGTTTGCCGATGCTGACGCGATCAACTTCATGGCGACTTACGGGCGCGGTCTGATCTGCATGCCGCTCACGGCAGAGCGTATTGAGACACTGGGTTTGCCGATGATGGCGGTGAATAACTCTTCGCGTCATGAAACGGCTTTTACGGTGTCTGTCGAAGCGCGCGAGGGCGTTAGTACCGGGATATCTGCCGCGGATCGCGCGTTGACCGTTGCTGTTGCCATCGATCAGGACAAGGGGCAGGCGGATATCGCCACACCGGGCCATGTCTTTCCTTTGCGCGCCCGGCAAGGGGGTGTTCTGGTGCGGGCGGGACATACGGAGGCGGCAGTGGACATCAGTCGTTTGGCCGGGCTGCATCCGTCTGGCGTAATCTGTGAAATAATGAAGCCGGATGGCGAGATGGCGCGCTTGCCCGACTTGGTGGATTTTGCCAAAGCCCATGGTCTGAAAATTGGCACGATCAGCGATCTGATCGCCTACCGCCTCAAGCATGACAACCTTTTGCGCCTGCGCAGTGAGCGGACTGTGACATCGGCATACGGTGGCGAATGGCTGATGCGAGTCTTCGCCGATGAGATCACCGGGACTGATCATGTGATGCTGTCCAAGGGCGACCTGGCAACGGGCGCACCGGTTCTGGTAAGAACCCACGCGCTCAACGCGCTTGAAGATGTGTTGGGGTTGGGGCCCAGCCCGGCGGATGAACTGCCCCGCGCGATGCAAATCATCGCAGAGGAAGGCAGAGGTGCGGTGCTTCTGTTTCGGGAACCGCACCCAAAACTGCGCCTTGAAGGAGATGAAGACGAAGGTCCTCGCACCATCAAACGAACTGGGGTGGGGGCGCAGATCATGTCAACACTCGGGCTCAGCGATCTGATTTTGCTGACGGACAGCCCGCAAACCAAATACCTTGGGCTTGAAGCTTATAACCTGACCATCGTGGGCACGCGCCCGATCACCAAGGAATAG
- a CDS encoding secondary thiamine-phosphate synthase enzyme YjbQ, translating into MTSALPDEITISTQGPGLYEVTDQITHLTGSGLLTLFIRHTSASLLIQENADPEVQIDLTNFFARLVPPSSHPAMSYLTHTYEGPDDMPAHIKAALLPTHLSIPVRDGRLALGRWQGIFLFEHRTEAYQRHIAVSFLGNG; encoded by the coding sequence GTGACATCTGCCCTCCCCGATGAGATCACCATTTCAACACAAGGGCCGGGGCTTTATGAAGTTACCGATCAGATCACACACCTTACAGGCTCGGGTCTGCTCACGCTCTTCATCCGCCATACCTCGGCGAGCCTGCTCATTCAGGAAAACGCAGACCCTGAGGTGCAGATTGACCTGACAAACTTCTTTGCGCGTCTGGTGCCACCATCCTCGCATCCGGCGATGTCCTACCTGACCCATACTTATGAGGGACCGGACGACATGCCCGCCCATATCAAGGCGGCCCTTTTACCCACACATCTCTCGATCCCAGTGAGAGACGGCCGGTTGGCGCTTGGCAGATGGCAGGGCATTTTCCTGTTTGAGCATCGCACAGAGGCGTATCAGCGTCACATCGCAGTGTCTTTTCTCGGCAACGGTTGA
- a CDS encoding 6,7-dimethyl-8-ribityllumazine synthase produces the protein MATAEQHYVLPRPEFDKPVKILIVVAPYYRDIADNLVAGAQAEIEAAGGTWELVEMPGALEVPTAIGIADRRSNFDGYVALGCVIRGETTHYETVCNDSSRALQLLGLQGLCVGNGILTVENRAQAEVRAETGGQNKGGGAAAAALHLVAMARKWASQSKGIGFKPTGQDILIASSKDGSTIA, from the coding sequence ATGGCCACAGCCGAACAACACTATGTCCTGCCCCGCCCTGAATTTGACAAACCGGTCAAGATCCTGATCGTGGTTGCGCCTTATTACAGGGACATTGCCGATAATCTGGTTGCGGGCGCGCAGGCGGAGATCGAAGCCGCGGGCGGCACATGGGAGTTAGTTGAAATGCCCGGCGCCCTGGAAGTGCCCACCGCGATTGGCATCGCGGACCGGCGCAGCAATTTTGATGGCTACGTGGCGTTGGGATGTGTGATCCGTGGCGAGACAACGCATTACGAAACCGTGTGCAATGACAGCAGCCGCGCTTTGCAATTGCTGGGCCTTCAGGGGTTGTGCGTCGGCAATGGCATATTGACCGTGGAAAACCGCGCCCAAGCCGAAGTACGCGCCGAAACAGGCGGCCAGAACAAAGGTGGCGGCGCGGCGGCCGCAGCCTTGCATCTGGTGGCGATGGCCCGTAAGTGGGCCTCCCAATCCAAAGGCATCGGATTCAAGCCAACAGGGCAGGATATTCTGATCGCCAGTTCAAAGGACGGATCCACAATCGCATGA